The nucleotide window ATGGCAGAACTTTGAAAAGATGATGAACAAGGGAATGCGTCGTAAGGCTCTCTTCCAAATCCTTTCTTCAAAAGCAAAGGATGGAAAGGTGCTCGCTCTCGATAAGTTTGAGCTCGACGCTCCAAAAACCAAAACGTTCTCTATGCTCGTTGAGAAGCTCCCTGTTGAGCGCAACGTGCTCGTAGTGCGCAGCCGTGATGAGAAGACGCTGTTCCTCTCCTCTCGCAACTTCGCTCGCGGAAAGACCATTTTGGGAAACTATTTGAACCCTGCCGATCTGCTCAAATACGACAATGTACTGTTCACTTCTGCAGCTCTCAAAGACCTCGAGACTACTTATACTAAATAATTATGAACATCGCTCAGACCATTCTCAAGCCGATCATGACTGAAAAAAGTGTGAGTCAAGAAGTGAAGAACAAGTTTAGTTTCATCGTTCACGATGCAGCCACCAAAGTGGATGTGAAAAACGCACTCATGGAACTGTACGGAGTTAAAGTGGACAAAGTGAATATCCTTCACGGTCTACCAAAATTTCGCCTCGGGAAAAGCCGCAAGCCCATGCAAAAGCGTGCCGCCACTCGACGTGCCATTGTGACTCTAAAAGCAGGTGAAAAGCTCGATCTCGCTAAAACTGCAAAACCCTCTAAATCCAAAGCCGCTGCGGCTTCCAACTAAAGCATATGCCACTCAAGAAAGTTAAAAAAACGGGAAACGCTCGTCGTGAAATGAGCATCCTCACCTATGAGGAAGTGACCACGAACAAGCCATTCAAAAAATTGCTCAAAGCTCAAAAAGAGTATGCTGGACGCAATGCACGTGGAGTCATCACCGTGCGTCACCGTGGAGCCGGTAATAAGACCAAGCTTCGTATTGTGGATTTCAAACAGACCGACAAACTCAACATCGAAGCCACCGTTAAAACAGTGGAATACGATCCCAATCGCTCAGCCTTCATCATGCTCGTTTGCTACAAAGATGGAGAGTATCGCTATCAATTGGCTCCCGAAGGGATCAAGGTTGGAGATCGCATTGTGACCGCAGACAAAACCCGTGCTCGCACCGGAAACCGCATGATGCTTGAAAATATCCCTGTGGGCTTCGATATATACAACGTGCAAGTGGACCTCAACGGACCCGGCCAATTGGCCAAGTCTGCGGGTTCTGTCGCAAAGCTTGTTTCCCTGGATGGGCAGTACGCTCAAGTACAACTCCCTTCCGGAGAAGTGCGCTTCGTTCAAAAGAAATGTTTCGCTAGCATCGGACGGGTGTCCAACCTCGATCATGGAAATATATCGATTGGTAAAGCGGGACGCAGCCGCTGGATGGGTCTCCGCCCTGAAGTGCGTGGTAAGGTTATGAACCCTTGCGACCACCCTCACGGAGGAGGAGAAGGAAACTGTCCCATCGGTATGAAATATCCTAAGACTCCTTGGGGGCTTCACGCTCTGGGCGTAGCAACTCGCCGTCGAAAATACACAGATAAGTGGATTGTGAAGACTCGAAAGGGTAAGATGCTCGCTGAACTCAATAATCTCTAACACGCACACTAGTGCGCCCTACGAACTATGTCTCGAAGCAGTAACAAAGGTCCATATGTAGATGCCTCCCTCACCAAAAAAGTGATGGTCGCTGAAGGCAATACGAAGAAAGTGATCAAAACTTGGGCTCGTCGCTCAATGATTGCTCCAGAGTTCGTAGGATTCACCTTCGCGGTCTACAATGGTAAAGAACACATCCCGGTCTTCGTCACTGAAGCCATGGTGGGTCACCGTCTCGGAGAATTCGCTTACACTCGCAAGTTCCGTGGACATCCTCTAAAGAGCAAAGAATCAGCCGCTGCCTAACCTCACAAGCATCTAAACAATGAAAGCCTTACTCAGCAACATTCGCATCTCCCCTGAAAAAGCCAACCTCGTGGCGGGAATGGTTCGTGGCGCCATGGTCAATGAAGCGCTGGAACAGCTCAAGTTCACCCCTAAGAAAGGTGCCAAAATTCTCTACAAGGTTGTGGCTTCTGCCGCTGCGAATGCCGAGCACAATTTGAAGCAAAACCGTGACCACCTTTACATCAAAGAAATCGTCGTGACCAAGGGTCCCACCTACAAACGTGGCGTATCCGTGTCTCGTGGACGTGTGCACCCTATTCTCAAGCGAACCGCTCAAATTCGAGTGACCGTAGACACCGCCGTGGCAAAAACGAAAAAAGTTTCAAAAAAAACTCCTCCTTCTAACCTTCAAGCATAAGATATGGGAAGTAAAGTAAATCCAATTGGGCTTCGTACTGGAATCATCCGCACTTGGGACTCCAGCTGGTACGCAGGAAAACGCAACTTCGGAAAAATGCTTGCTGAAGACATGAAGATTCGTGCTTTTGTTCGCAAAAAACTGACCGATTCCGGAGTGTCTCGCATCGAACTGCTCCGCAATGCTAAAGACATCACTTTGAACGTCCACTCTGCTAAACCAGGAGTGATCATCGGACGCCAAGGAGCGAGTGTGGAAGGCCTCAAAGCAGACCTCGAAAAAACTTTCGGACACAAGTTCACTATCAACATCAAAGAGATCAAGAAGCCTGAGCTCGATGCATGGCTCACAGCAGAAAACATCGCGATGCAAATTGAACGCCGTGTTTCCTACCGCCGTGCTGCCAAAATGTCTGTGAAGAAGGCTCTCGAAGCCGGTGCCAAGGGGGTTAAGATCCGTGTCGGAGGACGCCTCAACGGAGTTGAAATCTCTCGAAGTGAATTCTATGCTGAAGGACAAATCCCTCTCCACACCTTCCGTGCGGACATCGATTACGCCCTTGCTGAAGCAAAGACCACCTACGGCATCATCGGTGTTAAGGTTTGGATCAACCGAGGAATGGTATTCAATAAACAAGCCACTAAATAGTTATGTTACTCCCTTCAAGAGCTAAATATCGAAAATCCCAACGTCTTCGTGGATCCTTCAAAGGAAATGCGAAAGGAGGTTCAACCCTCGCGTTCGGAAGCTATGGACTCAAGGCTATGGAGATCAAGGAATTGTCTTCTCGTCAGATTGAAGCCGCTCGCCGTGTACTCGCCCACCACATTCAACGTGTTGGAAAGATCTGGATTCGTATTTTCCCCCACAAGCCCATCACTGTAAAAGCAGCTGAAGTGCCGATGGGATCCGGAAAAGGTACCGTGGATCGTTACACC belongs to Candidatus Peregrinibacteria bacterium and includes:
- the rplD gene encoding 50S ribosomal protein L4; translation: MKAPLYNQTGEKTGDITLVKEIFEIEGAEGLVHSYLVYQQANARRPIAHVLTKGDVRGGGKKPFAQKHTGRARQGSIRNPHMRGGGNAFGPKKWQNFEKMMNKGMRRKALFQILSSKAKDGKVLALDKFELDAPKTKTFSMLVEKLPVERNVLVVRSRDEKTLFLSSRNFARGKTILGNYLNPADLLKYDNVLFTSAALKDLETTYTK
- a CDS encoding 50S ribosomal protein L23, with translation MNIAQTILKPIMTEKSVSQEVKNKFSFIVHDAATKVDVKNALMELYGVKVDKVNILHGLPKFRLGKSRKPMQKRAATRRAIVTLKAGEKLDLAKTAKPSKSKAAAASN
- the rplB gene encoding 50S ribosomal protein L2; this encodes MPLKKVKKTGNARREMSILTYEEVTTNKPFKKLLKAQKEYAGRNARGVITVRHRGAGNKTKLRIVDFKQTDKLNIEATVKTVEYDPNRSAFIMLVCYKDGEYRYQLAPEGIKVGDRIVTADKTRARTGNRMMLENIPVGFDIYNVQVDLNGPGQLAKSAGSVAKLVSLDGQYAQVQLPSGEVRFVQKKCFASIGRVSNLDHGNISIGKAGRSRWMGLRPEVRGKVMNPCDHPHGGGEGNCPIGMKYPKTPWGLHALGVATRRRKYTDKWIVKTRKGKMLAELNNL
- the rpsS gene encoding 30S ribosomal protein S19, which codes for MSRSSNKGPYVDASLTKKVMVAEGNTKKVIKTWARRSMIAPEFVGFTFAVYNGKEHIPVFVTEAMVGHRLGEFAYTRKFRGHPLKSKESAAA
- the rplV gene encoding 50S ribosomal protein L22 yields the protein MKALLSNIRISPEKANLVAGMVRGAMVNEALEQLKFTPKKGAKILYKVVASAAANAEHNLKQNRDHLYIKEIVVTKGPTYKRGVSVSRGRVHPILKRTAQIRVTVDTAVAKTKKVSKKTPPSNLQA
- the rpsC gene encoding 30S ribosomal protein S3, translating into MGSKVNPIGLRTGIIRTWDSSWYAGKRNFGKMLAEDMKIRAFVRKKLTDSGVSRIELLRNAKDITLNVHSAKPGVIIGRQGASVEGLKADLEKTFGHKFTINIKEIKKPELDAWLTAENIAMQIERRVSYRRAAKMSVKKALEAGAKGVKIRVGGRLNGVEISRSEFYAEGQIPLHTFRADIDYALAEAKTTYGIIGVKVWINRGMVFNKQATK
- the rplP gene encoding 50S ribosomal protein L16: MLLPSRAKYRKSQRLRGSFKGNAKGGSTLAFGSYGLKAMEIKELSSRQIEAARRVLAHHIQRVGKIWIRIFPHKPITVKAAEVPMGSGKGTVDRYTAMVKPGTIMFEMDGVDEKIARAALKMAGYKLPVKTRVVSTKDL